The proteins below come from a single Panicum hallii strain FIL2 chromosome 7, PHallii_v3.1, whole genome shotgun sequence genomic window:
- the LOC112899978 gene encoding protein COFACTOR ASSEMBLY OF COMPLEX C SUBUNIT B CCB4, chloroplastic isoform X1, whose product MELSRGIVSAPLPQPALRTAPAPRLGRRHPFGAFSPPLPLSHVREQGCFISRALRPPQEWVEGWVRSNDTLVRGLPILVGGASLVAVLLNRAVSGIAAVADASSSQSRADILTLALSVTDILAGLVWLSIRPKSISPVVPRGVECKRVGPGVSSYALHELLWTWDSLTTATCCKSLVVVYGGNCILQIGVAAGSPEDGNAITVDTQKFIQGSLYKSAMESKKQSYLANLALYPGRSELPFLPANTQALILQPVGDKGIAIVGGDTIRGFTSIDQAWIAMIADKLDATLSKSYNS is encoded by the exons ATGGAGCTGAGCAGAGGCATTGTCTCAGCTCCACTACCGCAGCCAGCGCTGCGGACGGCGCCCGCCCCCCGCCTCGGTCGCCGGCATCCCTTCGGAGCCTTCTCACCGCCGCTACCGCTTTCTCACGTG CGAGAGCAGGGGTGCTTCATCAGCAGGGCGCTGCGCCCGCCACAGGAGTGGGTGGAGGGCTGGGTCCGGAGCAACGACACGCTCGTCCGCGGCCTGCCCATCCTCGTCGGCGGCGCCTCCCTCGTCGCTGTCCTCCTCAACCGTGCCGTTTCCGGAAttgccgccgtcgccgacgcCTCCAG TTCGCAGTCGAGGGCCGACATTTTAACCCTTGCTCTCTCCGTAACTGACATTCTTGCCGGCCTCGTTTGGCTGTCCATCCGTCCCAAATCCATTTCTCCG GTGGTTCCTCGAGGTGTCGAATGCAAACGAGTTGGTCCTGGTGTGTCAAGTTATGCTCTTCACGAACTACTTTG gacATGGGATTCCCTCACTACTGCAACTTGTTGCAAATCATTGGTTGTTGTGTATGGAGGTAATTGCATTCTTCAAATCGGTGTTGCTGCGGGATCTCCAGAAGATGGTAATGCTATTACTGTGGATACACAAAAGTTCATCCAGGGCTCTCTTTACAAAAGTGCAATGGAATCCAAGAAAC AATCTTATCTGGCAAATCTTGCTCTGTATCCTGGAAGGTCTGAGTTGCCCTTCTTGCCTGCTAACACACAG GCACTAATATTACAACCAGTTGGTGATAAAGGAATTGCAATTGTTGGTGGTGACACTATAAGAGGGTTCACTAGTATTGATCAG GCATGGATCGCAATGATCGCAGACAAGTTGGATGCCACATTGTCGAAGTCTTATAACTCTTAA
- the LOC112899978 gene encoding protein COFACTOR ASSEMBLY OF COMPLEX C SUBUNIT B CCB4, chloroplastic isoform X3, whose amino-acid sequence MELSRGIVSAPLPQPALRTAPAPRLGRRHPFGAFSPPLPLSHVREQGCFISRALRPPQEWVEGWVRSNDTLVRGLPILVGGASLVAVLLNRAVSGIAAVADASRWFLEVSNANELVLVCQVMLFTNYFGNCILQIGVAAGSPEDGNAITVDTQKFIQGSLYKSAMESKKQSYLANLALYPGRSELPFLPANTQALILQPVGDKGIAIVGGDTIRGFTSIDQAWIAMIADKLDATLSKSYNS is encoded by the exons ATGGAGCTGAGCAGAGGCATTGTCTCAGCTCCACTACCGCAGCCAGCGCTGCGGACGGCGCCCGCCCCCCGCCTCGGTCGCCGGCATCCCTTCGGAGCCTTCTCACCGCCGCTACCGCTTTCTCACGTG CGAGAGCAGGGGTGCTTCATCAGCAGGGCGCTGCGCCCGCCACAGGAGTGGGTGGAGGGCTGGGTCCGGAGCAACGACACGCTCGTCCGCGGCCTGCCCATCCTCGTCGGCGGCGCCTCCCTCGTCGCTGTCCTCCTCAACCGTGCCGTTTCCGGAAttgccgccgtcgccgacgcCTCCAG GTGGTTCCTCGAGGTGTCGAATGCAAACGAGTTGGTCCTGGTGTGTCAAGTTATGCTCTTCACGAACTACTTTG GTAATTGCATTCTTCAAATCGGTGTTGCTGCGGGATCTCCAGAAGATGGTAATGCTATTACTGTGGATACACAAAAGTTCATCCAGGGCTCTCTTTACAAAAGTGCAATGGAATCCAAGAAAC AATCTTATCTGGCAAATCTTGCTCTGTATCCTGGAAGGTCTGAGTTGCCCTTCTTGCCTGCTAACACACAG GCACTAATATTACAACCAGTTGGTGATAAAGGAATTGCAATTGTTGGTGGTGACACTATAAGAGGGTTCACTAGTATTGATCAG GCATGGATCGCAATGATCGCAGACAAGTTGGATGCCACATTGTCGAAGTCTTATAACTCTTAA
- the LOC112899978 gene encoding uncharacterized protein LOC112899978 isoform X2, translated as MELSRGIVSAPLPQPALRTAPAPRLGRRHPFGAFSPPLPLSHVREQGCFISRALRPPQEWVEGWVRSNDTLVRGLPILVGGASLVAVLLNRAVSGIAAVADASRWFLEVSNANELVLVCQVMLFTNYFGHGIPSLLQLVANHWLLCMEVIAFFKSVLLRDLQKMKFHGNLLAESYLANLALYPGRSELPFLPANTQALILQPVGDKGIAIVGGDTIRGFTSIDQAWIAMIADKLDATLSKSYNS; from the exons ATGGAGCTGAGCAGAGGCATTGTCTCAGCTCCACTACCGCAGCCAGCGCTGCGGACGGCGCCCGCCCCCCGCCTCGGTCGCCGGCATCCCTTCGGAGCCTTCTCACCGCCGCTACCGCTTTCTCACGTG CGAGAGCAGGGGTGCTTCATCAGCAGGGCGCTGCGCCCGCCACAGGAGTGGGTGGAGGGCTGGGTCCGGAGCAACGACACGCTCGTCCGCGGCCTGCCCATCCTCGTCGGCGGCGCCTCCCTCGTCGCTGTCCTCCTCAACCGTGCCGTTTCCGGAAttgccgccgtcgccgacgcCTCCAG GTGGTTCCTCGAGGTGTCGAATGCAAACGAGTTGGTCCTGGTGTGTCAAGTTATGCTCTTCACGAACTACTTTG gacATGGGATTCCCTCACTACTGCAACTTGTTGCAAATCATTGGTTGTTGTGTATGGAGGTAATTGCATTCTTCAAATCGGTGTTGCTGCGGGATCTCCAGAAGATG AAATTTCACGGCAATCTTCTGGCAGAATCTTATCTGGCAAATCTTGCTCTGTATCCTGGAAGGTCTGAGTTGCCCTTCTTGCCTGCTAACACACAG GCACTAATATTACAACCAGTTGGTGATAAAGGAATTGCAATTGTTGGTGGTGACACTATAAGAGGGTTCACTAGTATTGATCAG GCATGGATCGCAATGATCGCAGACAAGTTGGATGCCACATTGTCGAAGTCTTATAACTCTTAA